DNA from Malus sylvestris chromosome 11, drMalSylv7.2, whole genome shotgun sequence:
TGGCCTATTTTATTTTCCTGAAATGTACATATTCACCTGCATGTACAATATAAGCTAATTCCTTTCTTGCTCTTTCTACCTCCGAAATAAACGGGCTtctcagaaaaagaaaaaaaaaagcttctgTTTCCTTTCATTTGTCTCCTAAATATCTTTTTACAGCGTGTTTGTTCGATCCCATTGCTGTGCTCCTGAATTTTATGGGCTGTTTTTAGTTACATGGTGGAGGAGAACATACAAGTTTCTTGCTGTTTCTTCAAGCCCAGGTACATAtcatttcttcattttatttttcccttttttttctttggtttttaatCCAATTTTTCAAATTCTATTGGATTAAAAACTGAATGAGAAATTGGGATGTGTTGGGAAAAGTGCAGCAAcaaaaacccataatttgttTATgtgattttgtgttttttttttttgttgaagatgGGACTGATTGGTAGAGCTCTGGTTTGTTGTTGTGGAAACAGGGCAGTGATTTGGGGTGGAGGAGAATTCAGAACCAGAGGTGTGAGATAGAAGACGATTTCGAAGGCCTTGGCTTTGCTGGAATTCAGGGGATTTTAGTTTGAATTTCTTTGACTTGGTTTGAAGAAATGATGACtgttttggatcaaaacttCAATTTTTGATCTGGTTTTTGCCGGAAAGAAGAGGAGAATTTCTTCAATCGTTGGTGTTAGAATTAGCTTGTGGaggacagagagagaaagaagggggATATTTTTGTAACTTACTGTAATGGAGGCAGAGGCGGCCTCGGCTGAGCAGCCGCAGGCGGCGGCGCAGCCAACCTTGCCCCGGAAGAAGATGACGAAGCAGTTAACAGGAAAGCGCGATGACACGCCTTTGCATTCCGGAGCGAGGTCAGGAAGCATGGCGGTGGTGATGGATATCCTTGAAAATACAGAAGAGGGTGCGTTGAAGGAGTTATTGACAAAGCAGAACTCATCTGATGAAACAGCACTATATATTGCTGCAGAATATGGTTATGTTGATTTGGTCAGGGAGATGATCAAGTACTATGATCTCGCTGACGCCGGAATCAAAGCGAGAAACGGGTTTGATGCGTTCCACATTGCTGCCAAACAAGGGGATATGGGTATGTCTACGGTCTACCATGAGACCCTTCggttattttttcatttttcgtgTTATGTTGTTTTCGGTGGCGGATTaatgttttgggttttttgcaGATGTGTTGAATGTGCTTATGGAGGCTCATCCGGAATTGACCATGACGGTGGATCTATCAAACACCACGGCTTTGCACACAGCTGCGGCGCAAGGGCATATCGAGGTGGTGAACTTTCTGTTGGAAGCAGGAAGCAGCCTGGCAACCATTGCTAAAAGCAATGGCAAGACCGCGCTGCATTCTGCGGCGAGAAATGGTCATTTGGAGGTTCTGGTAGCGTTTTTGGACAAGGAGCCTGGTATCGCAACACGTGTGGATAAGAAGGGGCAAACGGCACTTCACATGGCGGCTAAGGGGCAGAATCTTGAGGTGGTGGAGCAGTTGATTAACGCAGATCCTTCTTTGATAAACATGGCGGATAACAAAGACAATACCGCATTGCATATAGCTACTCGGAAGGGTAGAGGGGAGGTAAACTGACCTTTTCCCTGACCACtatgagttttcatgttttATTAGTTGAGTAGAATGCATCATAGCAATAAAGATTTGCTTTCAACAAAATTCTTAGCCTATAGAGTATGTTATGTTCGGATGCTCTCAGCTGCCTATGCGTTGCTATAGTGCAATGGACCGCTAGATCTCGATCTTCTGGAAAAATAGTAGTCTTGTATAAGCTTACGCTTCTTTTACCTTTGATTGGCTCATCGGATGAATTTATGACCCCCTTTACCAAATTACAGAGAGATTGTACGTTTCAATCTTACGAGCATAATGCTGTTTATATGTGTGCAGATTGTGAAGACGCTACTCGAACACAGTGAAACCAACACAAGGGCAGTAAACAAGTCTGCAGAAACTGCCCTTGACACTGCCGAGAAAACTGGGAACTCGGACATTAAAGCTTTTCTCCAAGAGCGCGGTGTCCAGAGTGCTAAAGAAATCAAGCCACAAGCAAGAAACCCAGCTCGAGAGCTGAAACAAACAGTGAGTGACATCAAGCACGAAGTCCACCACCAGCTAGAACACACTCGCCAAACCAGAAGACGCGTCCAAGGCATTGCCAAACGCCTTCACAAAATGCACTCGGAAGGCCTCAACAATGCCATAAACTCAAACACTGTCGTGGCTGTCCTCATTGCCACGGTCACCTTTGCAGCAATTTTCCAAATCCCTGGCCAATACGTTGATGACCCTGGAGACATTCCCAAGGGGCAGTCACTTGGCGAGGCAAACATTGCTCCCAAACTCGCCTTCATAATCTTCTTCATCTTCGACTCCATTGCGCTTTTCATTTCTCTTGCTGTCGTGGTGGTGCAAACTTCAGTGGTGGTAATCGAGAGCAAGGCGAAGAAGCAGATGATGGCGATCATCAACAAGCTGATGTGGTTGGCTTGCGTGCTTGTTTCCGTGGCATTTTTGGCGCTCTCTTTCGTTGTGGTGGGCGAACAGAAGTGGCTAGCAATTGGAGTAACAATCATAGGAACTGTAATTATGGCTGCAACTTTAGGGACTATGTGTTTCTGGGTAGTTAGGCATCGGATTGAGGCGAAAAACATGAGGAGCATTGGGAGAACATCGTTGGACAGCAGATCGCGATCGTGGTCGTTGTCTGCAGTAATGTCTGAATCTGAGCTCCTCAACAATGACTATAAGAAGATGTATGCAATTTGAAACTACTTCCACACACACACCTGCCacattttttgggttcttgtttttCCCAGCATTGGGCCAAACAGGTGTAACTACTATAGCAttgatcatattttttttttggaactatTATTGCCACTTTAAAATCTCATTCTGCGctgtattttttctttctaaatataggaagtttggagtgcaaaatgagaatGTTAAGTGCTAATAAcgattctcttttttttttccttcagaagtttttgggttttggtcaattacatcaaataaaaatagaaatagaGATGACAATTCAAACCGTTAAACTCGATAATCGTGGATAATGTCCGAGTGGAACGGATTTGGGGATGAAAATCagttatattttgaatatgaggaaaattgaaattttaccCATTATGGTTTCAGATATTGTTATAGGGGTTTCCGATTTGTATCATTCTTCAAATCCGATCCGAATAATACAATTATATTCACCAAATTCATTACCTTGAGAATTACAAAAGTTGCATTTTTGTGAGAAAGTTcaaaagttttgaattaaaacCAATGAGAACTCAACGGTGCTTAAGGGAGAGATCAAAcatcaacaaacatcatcaATGTATCTATTATATTATAATGAGAAAATTAATATCTATTATATTATAATGCGTCAACTGAAcgaatatatatttttgttattaaCGAAAATGAGTTCCGTTAACTGATGAGGAATCTGTTATCTGATGGGTATAGTTATGGATAATCTCCGATAGTTAATTTGCGGTTATGAATATGGTTGATTTTTATGGTTATTGGGATGGATATAATATTTTAGTCCCCAAATTGAATCGTTGCCACCCCTAAATAGGAACAATGTAACCACCACCCCTAGCGATTGGGGATAAATTTCAGGCCCATATTCCACACAACATGTTTTGAGTTTGACTCCTAGTGCTAATAAATCACACAATGGTGACcataagagcagttccaccgggGAACCTTTAGGCCAGCACCCAGCCAAATTATTGGCCCGACACCCAGCCAATCCATTCCAGCCGAGCAGAtaggctggcacccagcccaagctggtCTCTAGGCCGGCTCAGAATGTGCTGAGCTCTTGCCCGGCCTACATGATGCCAGGTGATACCGCCACATCTCCTTGAGCTGAATTCGAAGCTCTCTGCTTTCCTTCCACCACCACCCCAACTCGAGCTTCCTTATCCAAAACTCTCCCTCTCGGTCTTGGGCTGTTGCTCGGAGCTGCAGTGATTGAATAGATCGGTGACGAAGTAGCTGACATCATGGTCTGAATCGGAGGCGGCGTCGGAGAACCAGTCGTAATCGGATGAGCTCCAGGGATCGAGAGGATTGACGGCGAAGGGTTTGCAGTTTTGGTTGGCGCACCAGTGGGTGAGGGGATCGGGGAGGAAGGTTGGGTGGGATTGCGGGTCGTCGGGTTCGTTTGGTGGTTGCAGCTCGTGGGGTAGGGCCGAACTTGGCTAATCTCACATGGGTTTTGGTGgtttgaagagaagaaaaagaagaagggaagAAAAAGTGGTGAAACTGTGCTTGACAGCACAGTTGGAAAATCacggaagaaaaagaagaatggaGTCCAGAGAgtactttaataaaaattattattttataataaaaattaataatattttaataaaattgactaggctatttagttttaggggtggagatgccttggcctattactgttcattggagtctgttactgttcatttgagtggataaatgcgctgggtgctggcgcaaagtccacaggggtggacttgctctaagagcaactccagccttGCTGGTTGCTCGGGCGTCAGGCGAGGAGAAAGGGCCCTCGGGCCGGTGGGAGCAAATCCAGCGGGGaagggcccgagtgagggtgggaggtCGAGCGAAGgggggggtggggagtcgacgggcctgtggcccgagggttttgtatttttgtattttttttgtgtcaaagagagagagagagatagcttttgtaattttttattatttaaacaaacataaaaaactattatttttattgcttattgccaggggaagggttccaagggtggagatgtaaatggcaattactgttcattaatggtaattactattcatttaaggcagttactgttcaatagggtgaattgaatagtggattgccaggggggagggctccatgggtggagttgctctaacaGACTAAAATGCCTCCGTGGGTCTTCcccttctcaaaaaaaaaaaaaaaaagattgtcgTGACGAAGCCACCCactgataatttttttttttaaaaaggaaCAACGTGTCTAAGTTAAGAGAATATTGGCATTCATGAAGTTGACAAGAGGGGACAATCATAGTGAGACAATACATTTAATGTGCCCTTTAGATATATTATCGTGCTGAGTTTACTATTTAGACATGTGATGATAATAATTATTAAGAATAAAAATATGTCGATGTTCAAACAATTTAAGTACTCCAACATTTAGACTATGCGTTATTGATTACAGTGTTAATCACATTTCATGTGAAAGTTTTGATTCACATTTGGTCCAAATATAAAGGTTGgtgtcactttttataaaatgacataGTGGTGGAGCTAATATGGGGCAATGACCGTTACCTACCCCAATAACATATAAAATCCTCATTTTGAAATTTCGTTTGACGCTTATACTAGCTaaagataaatgaaatgagGAGACCTTTAatcaatattttttaaattggcACAAACAAAAACTACGTCGTTTGTGTTCTGtttcacttaaaaaaaaaaaaaaagagtttagcATGCTAATTCTCAAACAAGCTGAAGACTTATCAAATACGCAAACacctccactcaaacttcaTATCTCCTAATTCAAAGCTTCTCCAGTGTTCATGTTCCGTCAAACACCTTCATTGTACATAGTTGTATCACGGAATCCCAATCATATCAGTATTTTTCTCATCTTGGGTTCATTGGGATTTTTAGGATTATTGTGTTGAGTGATTGATATGAACTAACTTTTTGcagaaataaaattataaattggCAATTATAAGTAAGAGTACGATCAATTTTTAGAAGCTTTTATATTATGACCTCGTTGTTGTGAATTTTGGCTCCGACATGATAATTAACATGTCAATCGCTTATGAACATGAGATGATAAAGATCTAACCTTATCTAAGAAAAACATGCCGATTCCTAAACAATCCGTTATTTAGACCaaactaattatattacatttataGAGCTTAGATTAACTTGATATTAAACTCTAAAAGCGTCTcatttttatataaaagaaaagcaaTTAGCAATATGATCAATAAACGTAATTTTACAGTCGACATTCAACTCTAGAAAAAAACACGAACACTTTGATGAATAATTGAGATATATTAGGAACCACATATGATAATGCAAATAGTCATTTGTCGAGGCGGCTGCCAAAATGGTCCCCTCTATTGTCCCCCAATTGCAAATAGGGGACAGTGGGATATTCTGTTGCAGGATGGTCCTctaaattcttttatttattttcctttcccGGATACCAAAAGAAACGAATATTATACAAATGGGCCTTCTAATGGGCTTCAAGCCCAATTTACAAAGACGCCCAATAGAATCCAGATTTTCCTGAGAAACGGATATTTTCCGGGAAGCCCAATGGAAACCCGTTTCAAAACGGGTATACGGGATCATTCGGGTCGAAACGTCGAACCAGAAGAAAAGCACAAGCAAAGGACCTGTCTCTCTCTCGTCGACTCAGGGACGGTGATATGGACGACGAATTGCTGGAACTGCAGAGGCAATTCGAGTTCGCACAGCAGGCGAAATCGAGCATCAGATTATCCGATCGAAACGTCGTCGAATTGGTCCAGAAGCTTCAGGAGCTGCATATCATCGACTTCGAGCTTCTCCACACCGTCACCGGCAAAGAATACATTACTCCCgtatacctctctctctctgtctcttttttctctctctctctcctctctctctctctctctctctctctctctctctctctctctctctctctttctgtttgtttctcgAGAAAATAGACGAGAAATTATCTAAAGAAACtttctttactttttttatttcggTCATCAAACACGGCATTTCGGTTTTAATTTCATCGCAGTTCAAATTAATATTgtgtttaattattaattatcgTGTTATTGTTGTTATTTTATTCGATACGATTtttgcatttgaaatttgagTACTGGGTGTGGTTTTTGGCTTAAAGATTTGAAtttgatgatggtggtggtgtggTAATGATAGGATCAATTGAGGAATGAGATATCGGCGGAGGTCGGTAAACTAGGGCGTGTTTCGTTGATTGACCTGGCGGACGCTACCGGAGTTGATTTGTATCATGTTGAGAAGCAAGCTCAACATGTTGTTTCGGATGATCTGGGGCTTATGTTGATTCAAGGGGAAATAATATCGCAATCTTATTGGGATTCTGTCGCCGAAGAAGTCAATGACAGGCTTCAAGAGTGTAGCCAAATCGCTCTGGCAGAACTTGCCGCGCAGTTGCATGTCAGTTCGGAAATGGTGGCATCTGTGTTGGAGCCCCGCCTTGGGACTTTGGTAAATACTTTCCCTGGTTTTGAGTGATTTTGGAATTGAGGAAAGGAAAATTATGATATGGGTTGTTCTCTTGATTCAGGTGAAAGGTAGGCTTGAAGGTGGGCAATTGTATACTCCTGCATATGTTGCACGGGTTACTGCCATGGTTCGTGGTGCTGCCAGAGGTATCGCAGTTCCCACAAACTTATCATTGTTGTGGAGTTCTTTACAGCAGTTGCTGCAAGAAATGGATGGAGCGAGTGGAGTGGCTGTAGAAGGTTCTTTTTTCCAGTCCCTATTTAATGGGCTTGTAAAGGAAGGACAGCTTCTTGGATCACTTCGCGCAGGAGTTCATTGGACACCTAATGTATGTGTCATATTCTTGTTTCATTTGGTTTCGGTGCTTCGATTTCATTGCATATGACGACCGCAGTAAAAACTGCATACTCTGATTAACATGGACTTCTGTAATGTTCCAGCACAAACTTGCAGAACCATTAGCTTTGTTATTACAGAATCACTTCCCATAG
Protein-coding regions in this window:
- the LOC126590610 gene encoding ankyrin repeat-containing protein At5g02620-like, whose protein sequence is MEAEAASAEQPQAAAQPTLPRKKMTKQLTGKRDDTPLHSGARSGSMAVVMDILENTEEGALKELLTKQNSSDETALYIAAEYGYVDLVREMIKYYDLADAGIKARNGFDAFHIAAKQGDMDVLNVLMEAHPELTMTVDLSNTTALHTAAAQGHIEVVNFLLEAGSSLATIAKSNGKTALHSAARNGHLEVLVAFLDKEPGIATRVDKKGQTALHMAAKGQNLEVVEQLINADPSLINMADNKDNTALHIATRKGRGEIVKTLLEHSETNTRAVNKSAETALDTAEKTGNSDIKAFLQERGVQSAKEIKPQARNPARELKQTVSDIKHEVHHQLEHTRQTRRRVQGIAKRLHKMHSEGLNNAINSNTVVAVLIATVTFAAIFQIPGQYVDDPGDIPKGQSLGEANIAPKLAFIIFFIFDSIALFISLAVVVVQTSVVVIESKAKKQMMAIINKLMWLACVLVSVAFLALSFVVVGEQKWLAIGVTIIGTVIMAATLGTMCFWVVRHRIEAKNMRSIGRTSLDSRSRSWSLSAVMSESELLNNDYKKMYAI